In Humulus lupulus chromosome 7, drHumLupu1.1, whole genome shotgun sequence, the following are encoded in one genomic region:
- the LOC133788936 gene encoding bifunctional nitrilase/nitrile hydratase NIT4A has product MALIPSSSLNDAPIIAEVDMGGDSSASTVRATVVQASTIFYDTPATLDKAERLLAEAAGYGSQLVVFPEAFVGGYPRGSNFGVTIGSRTPKGKEDFRKYHSSAIDVPGPEVDRLAAMAGKYKVYLVMGVIEREGYTLYCTVLFFDSQGHYLGKHRKLMPTALERIIWGFGDGSTIPVFDTPIGKIGAAICWENKMPLLRTAMYAKGIEIYCAPTADSRDVWQASMTHIAVEGGCFVLSANQFCRRKDYPPPPEYVFSGTEEDLNPDSVVCSGGSVIISPSGTVLGGPNYDGEALISADLDLGEIARAKFDFDVVGHYSRPEVLSLIVRDHPTDPVTFTSSSSTKTESSQKL; this is encoded by the exons ATGGCGCTTATTCCATCTTCTTCGCTTAACGACGCTCCTATCATCGCCGAAGTCGACATGGGCGGCGACTCCTCTGCTTCCACAGTCCGCGCCACCGTCGTCCAGGCCTCCACCATCTTCTACGACACTCCCGCCACTCTAg ATAAGGCGGAGAGATTGTTGGCTGAAGCGGCTGGGTATGGGTCTCAGCTCGTTGTGTTTCCTGAAGCCTTCGTCGGTGGATACCCTCGTGGTTCTAATTTTGGTGTCACTATTGGGAGTCGAACGCCTAAAGGCAAAGAGGATTTTCGCAAGTACCATTCCTCCGCCATTGATGTTCCCG GCCCTGAAGTTGACCGGTTGGCTGCAATGGCTGGGAAGTACAAGGTATATTTGGTAATGGGTGTGATAGAAAGAGAAGGGTATACACTCTATTGTACTGTACTATTTTTTGATTCTCAAGGTCATTACCTGGGAAAGCATCGGAAACTCATGCCAACAGCTTTGGAGCGAATCATATGGGGCTTTGGAGATGGATCAACAATTCCTGTTTTTGATACGCCAATTGGAAAAATTGGTGCTGCTATTTGTTGGGAAAATAAGATGCCACTTCTAAGGACAGCAATGTATGCCAAAG GAATCGAGATATATTGTGCACCAACAGCTGATTCAAGGGATGTGTGGCAAGCATCAATGACCCACATTGCAGTTGAAGGTGGCTGTTTTGTGTTATCAGCCAATCAATTCTGTCGAAGGAAGGACTACCCCCCTCCTCCAGAGTATGTATTTTCAGGCACAGAAGAGGATCTTAACCCAGATTCAGTTGTCTGCTCTGGAGGAAGCGTCATTATTTCTCCATCAGGAACTGTTCTGGGAGGGCCCAATTATGATGGCGAGGCACTAATCTCAGCAGATCTAG ATCTTGGAGAAATTGCAAGAGCCAAATTCGACTTTGACGTGGTTGGGCACTATTCAAGACCTGAAGTGCTGAGCTTGATCGTGAGGGACCATCCAACAGACCCAGTTACTTTCACATCATCATCATCCACAAAAACAGAGAGCTCTCAGAAGTTGTAG